In Shinella sp. XGS7, a single genomic region encodes these proteins:
- a CDS encoding enoyl-CoA hydratase/isomerase family protein, with amino-acid sequence MPASNDAHAPLLQIEGPLARITLRRPRQANRLELGDLQALQAHLARVEADTAVRVLLLTGEGRHFCSGFHIDAVPGVDAGALFEALAQAWENARPVTVAAIQGGVYGGATDLALACDFRLGTRACEMFVPAARLGLHFYRGGLERYVNRLGLAAAKQVLLAGQTLDAQAMRDCGFLDQLLDDTPALQAATEALCERLLAAAPLALLGMKRHLNAIAAGRLDAAALAADIERAKASEDLAEGVRAWQEKRAPRFQGR; translated from the coding sequence ATGCCTGCATCCAACGACGCCCACGCTCCCCTGCTGCAGATCGAAGGCCCCCTGGCCCGCATCACCCTGCGCCGCCCGCGCCAGGCCAACCGCCTGGAGCTGGGCGATCTGCAGGCCCTGCAGGCTCATCTGGCCCGGGTGGAGGCCGACACGGCCGTGCGCGTGCTGCTGCTGACGGGCGAAGGGCGGCACTTCTGCAGCGGTTTCCACATCGACGCCGTGCCCGGCGTGGATGCCGGCGCCCTCTTCGAGGCCCTGGCCCAGGCCTGGGAGAACGCCCGGCCCGTCACCGTGGCCGCCATCCAGGGCGGGGTCTATGGCGGCGCCACCGATCTGGCCCTGGCCTGCGACTTCCGCCTGGGCACCCGGGCCTGCGAGATGTTCGTGCCGGCCGCTCGCCTGGGCCTGCATTTCTACCGCGGCGGCCTGGAGCGCTATGTGAACCGCCTGGGCCTGGCTGCGGCCAAGCAGGTGCTGCTGGCCGGCCAGACCCTGGACGCCCAGGCCATGCGCGACTGCGGTTTCCTGGACCAGCTGCTGGACGACACGCCCGCCCTGCAGGCCGCCACCGAGGCGCTGTGCGAGCGCCTGCTGGCCGCCGCGCCCCTGGCCCTGCTGGGCATGAAACGCCATCTGAATGCCATCGCCGCGGGGCGCCTGGATGCCGCGGCCCTGGCCGCCGACATCGAGCGCGCCAAGGCCTCGGAAGACCTGGCCGAGGGCGTGCGCGCCTGGCAGGAAAAGCGCGCCCCACGCTTTCAGGGGCGCTGA
- a CDS encoding D-arabinono-1,4-lactone oxidase, translated as MKDRRDWLKSAAALGLGAGLTSRAAAQAGSAAAPPAAASAAPARPWQNWSGLQRCQPSQWLQPADEAELASQLARSQGPLRSVGAGHSFSPLVPTEGTLVSLDRLSGVVAVDAKRQQVRVRAGTRLGQLARALDAQGLALHNQPDIDVQTLGGALATGTHGTGLALPALHAELQGLRLITPRGELLDISRERDAELLAAAQVSLGALGVVSEFTLGVRPRFMLRRKVWLEPTETLLERAPELARTHRHFELYVLPFTGYSAAITHAEVAPGTPEHPASADEDVLADLRRLRDWLGRWPELRRWTAAKLVGLAKPETALDWSWRLLSTVRPTRFNESEYHVPREQGLSCLREIIATLERRNEVFFPIEFRYVKGDEAWLSPFHRRDSCSIACHAAHDEAHDYLLRELGPVFRRHAGRPHWGKLHDLDRQNLQALYPRFADFDQLRQRLDPQGRLLNKHLARVFGAAHA; from the coding sequence ATGAAAGACCGCCGCGACTGGCTCAAGAGCGCCGCCGCCCTGGGCCTGGGGGCCGGCCTGACTTCACGGGCCGCCGCGCAGGCGGGCAGCGCCGCGGCGCCCCCCGCTGCCGCTTCCGCCGCCCCGGCCCGCCCCTGGCAGAACTGGTCGGGCCTGCAGCGCTGCCAGCCCAGCCAGTGGCTGCAACCGGCCGACGAAGCCGAGCTGGCCAGCCAGCTCGCGCGCAGCCAGGGCCCGCTGCGCAGCGTGGGCGCGGGCCATTCCTTCTCGCCCCTGGTGCCTACCGAGGGCACCCTGGTCTCGCTGGACCGGCTCAGCGGCGTGGTGGCCGTGGACGCCAAGCGCCAGCAGGTGCGGGTGCGCGCCGGCACCCGCCTGGGCCAGCTGGCCCGAGCGCTCGATGCGCAAGGCCTGGCCCTGCACAACCAGCCCGATATCGATGTGCAGACCCTGGGCGGGGCCCTGGCCACGGGCACCCATGGCACGGGCCTGGCCCTGCCCGCCCTGCATGCCGAGCTGCAGGGCTTGCGCCTGATCACGCCGCGCGGCGAGCTGCTGGACATCAGCCGCGAGCGCGATGCCGAGCTGCTGGCCGCGGCCCAGGTCTCGCTGGGCGCCCTGGGCGTGGTGAGCGAGTTCACCCTGGGCGTGCGACCGCGCTTCATGCTGCGCCGCAAGGTCTGGCTGGAGCCCACCGAGACCCTGCTGGAGCGCGCCCCCGAGCTGGCGCGCACGCACCGCCACTTCGAGCTCTATGTGCTGCCCTTCACCGGCTATAGCGCGGCCATCACCCATGCCGAGGTGGCGCCGGGCACGCCCGAGCATCCGGCCTCGGCCGACGAGGACGTGCTGGCCGATCTGCGCCGCCTGCGCGACTGGCTGGGCCGCTGGCCCGAGCTGCGGCGCTGGACGGCGGCCAAGCTCGTCGGCCTGGCCAAGCCCGAGACGGCCCTGGACTGGTCCTGGCGCCTGCTCAGCACCGTGCGCCCCACCCGCTTCAACGAGAGCGAGTACCACGTGCCGCGCGAGCAGGGCCTGAGCTGCCTGCGCGAGATCATCGCCACGCTGGAGCGGCGCAACGAGGTCTTCTTCCCCATCGAGTTCCGCTATGTGAAGGGCGACGAGGCCTGGCTCAGCCCCTTCCACCGCCGCGACAGCTGCTCCATCGCCTGCCATGCCGCGCATGACGAGGCGCACGACTATCTGCTGCGCGAGCTGGGCCCGGTGTTCCGCCGCCATGCCGGCCGGCCGCACTGGGGCAAGCTGCACGATCTGGACCGCCAGAACCTGCAGGCCCTGTATCCGCGCTTCGCCGATTTCGACCAGCTGCGCCAGCGCCTGGACCCCCAGGGCCGCCTGCTCAACAAGCATCTGGCCCGCGTCTTTGGAGCCGCCCATGCCTAG
- a CDS encoding BON domain-containing protein, translating into MPTSTHTPQRISTTARRLPVTVLALGLVGLLAACGRQDLGVEVGSANTAPAPAAAPAPQSPEQAAQDAAITAEIRAKFAADSSLAPLAIQVRTRDRLVELQGRAPDAQLRDHATRIAATAKKVLSVDNHMALPQG; encoded by the coding sequence ATGCCCACCTCGACTCACACACCGCAGCGCATCTCCACCACCGCTCGCCGCCTGCCGGTCACCGTGCTGGCCCTGGGCCTGGTCGGCCTGCTGGCCGCTTGCGGCCGCCAGGACCTGGGCGTGGAGGTCGGCAGCGCGAACACGGCCCCGGCCCCGGCCGCCGCGCCCGCGCCGCAAAGCCCCGAGCAGGCGGCCCAGGACGCGGCCATCACCGCCGAGATCCGGGCCAAGTTCGCGGCCGACAGCAGCCTGGCGCCCCTGGCCATCCAGGTGCGCACGCGCGACCGCCTGGTGGAGCTGCAGGGCCGTGCGCCCGATGCCCAGCTGCGCGACCACGCCACCCGCATCGCCGCCACGGCCAAGAAGGTGCTGAGCGTGGACAACCACATGGCCCTGCCGCAGGGCTGA
- a CDS encoding alanine racemase, whose protein sequence is MPSRTRRVLLGAAVAAPVAAWLARPAERGGPHAPYFQQLSRALRQAGIAQARLVIDLPRLRANLAAIGAHRAKTGMSLRAVLKSLPSLPLMDELARAWDSPRVMAFNADQLLQLLQARPQAQVLLGKPLPAAAAAQLLQALPREQGAGIEWLLDTPERLAQYRELAAQRGQVLRANLEIDVGLHRGGFEDEAALGAALKSLQSGPLRWSGFMGYDAHVSALPELAGLRSQAWDESQRRYRAAWAAAEAALGPQRREALTLNTAGSPTFRLHDGRGVANEVSVGSAALMPQDFDKPLLADLQPAAFIATPVLKSWPRFRLPEGVTWLSRLAQTWDPNQARGFAIHGGHWLAQPVSPPGVAPSGLYGLSSNQQVMVGSEQIALRPDDHVFFRPQQSEAVLLQFGDLLLYDGQQISGSWPVLRPSA, encoded by the coding sequence ATGCCTAGCCGCACCCGCCGTGTCCTGCTCGGCGCCGCCGTGGCGGCGCCCGTGGCCGCCTGGCTGGCCCGCCCCGCCGAGCGTGGCGGCCCGCACGCGCCCTACTTCCAGCAGCTCAGCCGGGCCCTGCGCCAGGCCGGCATCGCCCAGGCCCGCCTGGTGATCGACCTGCCGCGCCTGCGCGCCAATCTGGCCGCCATCGGTGCCCACCGCGCCAAGACCGGCATGAGCCTGCGCGCCGTGCTCAAGAGCCTGCCCAGTCTGCCCCTGATGGACGAGCTGGCACGCGCCTGGGACAGCCCCCGGGTCATGGCCTTCAATGCCGACCAGCTGCTGCAGCTGCTGCAGGCCCGTCCCCAGGCCCAGGTGCTGCTGGGCAAGCCCCTGCCCGCCGCAGCCGCCGCCCAGCTGCTGCAAGCCCTGCCGCGGGAGCAGGGCGCCGGCATCGAGTGGCTGCTGGACACGCCCGAGCGCCTGGCCCAGTACCGGGAGCTGGCCGCCCAGCGGGGCCAGGTCTTGCGGGCGAATCTGGAGATCGATGTGGGCCTGCACCGCGGCGGCTTCGAGGACGAGGCCGCGCTGGGCGCCGCGCTCAAGAGCCTGCAGTCGGGGCCGCTGCGCTGGAGCGGCTTCATGGGCTATGACGCGCATGTCAGCGCCCTGCCCGAGCTGGCGGGCCTGCGCAGCCAGGCCTGGGACGAATCTCAGCGCCGCTACCGGGCAGCCTGGGCCGCGGCCGAGGCGGCGCTCGGCCCGCAGCGCCGCGAGGCCCTGACGCTGAACACCGCCGGCTCGCCCACCTTCCGCCTGCACGACGGACGGGGCGTGGCCAACGAGGTCTCGGTGGGTTCGGCCGCCCTGATGCCGCAGGACTTCGACAAGCCCCTGCTGGCCGATCTGCAGCCCGCCGCCTTCATCGCCACGCCGGTGCTCAAGAGCTGGCCGCGCTTTCGCCTGCCCGAGGGCGTGACCTGGCTCTCGCGCCTGGCCCAGACCTGGGATCCCAACCAGGCGCGCGGCTTCGCCATCCATGGCGGGCATTGGCTGGCCCAGCCGGTCTCGCCGCCGGGCGTCGCGCCCAGCGGGCTGTACGGCCTCTCCAGTAACCAGCAGGTGATGGTGGGCTCCGAGCAGATCGCGCTGCGCCCGGACGATCATGTGTTCTTCCGGCCGCAGCAGAGCGAGGCGGTGCTGCTGCAGTTCGGTGATCTGCTGCTCTATGACGGGCAGCAGATCAGCGGCAGCTGGCCGGTGCTGCGCCCCTCGGCCTGA
- a CDS encoding ABC transporter ATP-binding protein, with protein sequence MADLLNVKDLRAGYGRAEVLSGLNLRLPEGAVVTVIGPNGAGKSTTLNALMGVLPSRGQVQFAGEDIGALSLEERVMKGLALVPEKRELFTTMSVEDNLVLGGFRPMKLGQRDWKEGLEQVYQLFPRLKERREQLSGTLSGGERQMLAVGRALMARPKVLMLDEPSLGLAPLIVKEIFRIVSRLRETGVSILLIEQNARAALEVADYGYVLETGEIGLEGPAAELARDPRVIETYLGAAKKAA encoded by the coding sequence ATGGCGGATCTGCTGAACGTCAAGGACCTGCGTGCCGGCTACGGCCGTGCCGAGGTGCTGTCGGGTTTGAACCTGCGCCTGCCCGAGGGCGCCGTGGTCACCGTGATCGGCCCCAATGGCGCGGGAAAGAGCACCACGCTCAATGCCCTGATGGGCGTGCTGCCCAGCCGCGGCCAGGTGCAGTTCGCCGGCGAGGACATCGGCGCGCTCAGCCTGGAGGAGCGCGTGATGAAGGGTCTGGCCCTGGTGCCCGAGAAGCGCGAGCTCTTCACCACCATGAGCGTGGAGGACAACCTGGTGCTGGGCGGCTTCAGGCCCATGAAGCTGGGCCAGCGCGACTGGAAGGAAGGGCTGGAGCAGGTCTACCAGCTCTTCCCCCGCCTCAAGGAGCGGCGCGAGCAGCTCTCGGGCACGCTCTCCGGCGGCGAGCGCCAGATGCTGGCCGTGGGCCGCGCCCTGATGGCTCGCCCCAAGGTGCTGATGCTGGACGAGCCCAGCCTGGGCCTGGCGCCCCTGATCGTCAAGGAGATCTTCCGCATCGTCTCGCGCCTGCGCGAGACCGGCGTGTCCATCCTGCTGATCGAGCAGAACGCCCGCGCCGCGCTGGAAGTGGCCGACTACGGCTATGTGCTGGAAACCGGCGAGATCGGCCTGGAGGGCCCGGCCGCCGAGCTGGCGCGCGACCCGCGCGTGATCGAGACCTATCTGGGCGCGGCCAAGAAGGCGGCCTGA
- a CDS encoding branched-chain amino acid ABC transporter permease codes for MDFTIASILALDGVTNGAIYALLALSLVLVFAVTRIIFIPQGEYVAFAALTMAGLQLGQTPLTIWFLLAMALGVAVLDLWAGWRAGRAPAALLREVGLAAALPVAIALLGLWAAPLKLPLFLQALLTLAIVTPMGPLVYRLAYQSLADASVLVLLIVSVGVHFALTGLGLVFFGAEGSRNPSFWDASFSFGPLALSGQTVIIIGASIALIVLLWLFFEKSLYGKALRATAVNRLGARLMGISSTAAGKLSFTMAAFIGALSGLLISPTTTIFYDSGFLIGLKGFVAAVFAGLSSYPLAAVGALLVGLLESFSSFWASAFKEVIVFTFILPVLLWRSLRDPHQDEE; via the coding sequence ATGGATTTCACGATAGCGAGCATCCTCGCGCTGGACGGTGTGACCAACGGGGCGATCTACGCCCTGCTGGCACTCAGCCTGGTGCTGGTTTTTGCGGTCACCCGCATCATCTTCATCCCCCAGGGCGAGTACGTGGCCTTTGCCGCGCTCACCATGGCGGGCCTGCAGCTGGGCCAGACCCCGCTGACCATCTGGTTCCTGCTGGCCATGGCCCTGGGCGTGGCGGTGCTGGACCTCTGGGCCGGCTGGCGGGCCGGGCGAGCGCCCGCCGCCCTGCTGCGCGAGGTGGGCCTGGCGGCCGCCCTGCCGGTGGCCATCGCCCTGCTGGGTCTGTGGGCAGCGCCGCTGAAGCTGCCGCTCTTTCTGCAGGCCTTGCTGACCCTGGCCATCGTCACGCCCATGGGGCCCCTGGTGTACCGCCTGGCCTACCAGTCCCTGGCCGATGCCTCGGTGCTGGTGCTGCTGATCGTCTCGGTGGGCGTGCACTTCGCGCTGACGGGTCTGGGCCTGGTGTTCTTCGGCGCCGAGGGCTCGCGCAACCCGAGTTTCTGGGACGCCAGCTTCAGCTTCGGCCCGCTGGCGCTCTCGGGGCAGACGGTGATCATCATCGGCGCCTCCATCGCGCTGATCGTGCTGCTGTGGCTGTTCTTCGAGAAGAGCCTGTACGGCAAGGCCCTGCGCGCCACGGCGGTGAATCGCCTGGGCGCGCGCCTGATGGGCATCTCCAGCACGGCCGCGGGCAAGCTGTCCTTCACGATGGCGGCCTTCATCGGCGCGCTCTCGGGCCTCTTGATCAGCCCGACCACCACCATCTTCTATGACAGCGGCTTCCTGATCGGCCTCAAGGGCTTCGTGGCCGCGGTGTTCGCCGGTCTGTCCAGCTATCCGCTGGCGGCCGTGGGCGCCCTGCTGGTGGGGCTGCTGGAATCCTTCAGCTCCTTCTGGGCCAGTGCCTTCAAGGAGGTGATCGTGTTCACCTTCATCCTGCCGGTGCTGCTGTGGCGCTCGCTGCGCGATCCCCATCAAGACGAAGAGTAA
- a CDS encoding thymidine kinase, whose translation MAKLFFRYAAMNAGKSTALLQVAHNYEERGHQVRIFTARLDDRYGSGYVTSRLGPQRVAETFDAQTDFLAVFLEAGQLRPGVACVLVDEAQFLSEAQVRALHELAHLHGLPAICYGLRTDFRGELFPGSAMLLALADEMDEMKTICECGRKATMNMRLDAAMRRVTEGAQVDVGGNARYRAVCGRCFRLA comes from the coding sequence ATGGCCAAACTGTTTTTTCGCTACGCGGCGATGAATGCCGGCAAGTCCACCGCCCTGCTGCAGGTGGCACACAACTACGAGGAGCGCGGCCACCAGGTGCGCATCTTCACCGCCCGTCTGGATGATCGCTATGGCAGTGGCTACGTGACCTCGCGCCTGGGCCCGCAGCGCGTGGCCGAGACCTTTGACGCGCAGACCGATTTCCTGGCGGTCTTTCTGGAGGCGGGGCAGCTGCGGCCCGGCGTGGCCTGTGTGCTGGTGGATGAGGCCCAGTTCCTGAGCGAAGCCCAGGTGCGGGCCTTGCATGAGCTGGCCCATCTGCATGGCCTGCCGGCCATCTGCTACGGCCTGCGCACCGATTTCCGCGGCGAGCTGTTTCCCGGCTCGGCCATGCTGCTGGCCCTGGCGGACGAGATGGACGAGATGAAGACCATCTGCGAGTGCGGTCGCAAGGCCACGATGAATATGCGGCTGGACGCCGCCATGCGCCGCGTCACCGAGGGGGCGCAGGTGGATGTGGGCGGCAATGCGCGCTATCGCGCCGTCTGCGGGCGCTGCTTCCGTCTGGCCTGA
- a CDS encoding cytochrome c5 family protein yields MRRVRPVLLVLLGLLAACSAEREPDRAQLEARRPADARLAALYERSCLLCHARPESGAPLTGQASAWAPRLARGLDALVASSRQGLGGMPAMGLCAECSDADLRALIEFMSSKENTP; encoded by the coding sequence ATGCGGCGAGTCCGTCCCGTCTTGTTGGTGCTGCTTGGGCTGCTGGCGGCCTGCAGCGCCGAGCGCGAACCCGACCGAGCCCAGCTCGAAGCCCGGCGCCCGGCGGACGCACGCCTGGCCGCGCTCTACGAGCGTTCCTGCCTGCTCTGCCACGCCCGGCCGGAGAGCGGTGCCCCGCTCACCGGCCAGGCCAGCGCCTGGGCGCCGCGCCTGGCGCGCGGCCTGGACGCCCTGGTGGCCAGCTCGCGCCAGGGCCTGGGCGGCATGCCGGCCATGGGCCTGTGCGCCGAGTGCAGCGACGCCGATCTGCGCGCCCTGATCGAGTTCATGAGCAGCAAGGAGAACACCCCATGA
- a CDS encoding tetratricopeptide repeat-containing diguanylate cyclase, translated as MTSSPPTVSMDAPELDALLAQAQAAYSSESWDLCHDCARQLLDAARAEADLRAEVHAHAWLCHVAQRRGEHDRAAAHATSALSLSQAQGDRLLRARARLASARVGWSIGDNDQALQDLETALPACRSGEDPELLFDTLNLLGIVYGELGNAEAALDWHQRALAVAESQGRPRLLAISRANMAGRELDLGETWLAEGRNAEAEAALLRSLELNEAALAIAIEAQLQRVQVVVHSNRGAALALLGRREEALAAFAQQLRLAEGRGDQGSRVQRAQYLALMYREAGELEAARDIAAEGLGIGEQARSKNLLIPLYELASELAEQAGDHAEALRLYKRFHVLRSEHALNSAQQRARVLAVRLETERALAEAAAERQQAEALRRANEELARRAEALGRDALQDPLTGLANRRRLDTELTLRHEAARAAGSPLCVALIDLDHFKLVNDRHSHAVGDQALRQLGALLQAHCRSQDLAARYGGEEFLIALDEVSPELALQICERLRQTVERHDWSALAPGLAVTASLGLADLAAHARLEDGLDQADAQLYRAKLEGRNRVCYAPEFAGASSA; from the coding sequence ATGACTTCCTCCCCGCCCACCGTCTCCATGGACGCCCCCGAGCTCGATGCGCTGCTGGCCCAGGCCCAGGCGGCCTACTCGAGCGAGAGCTGGGACCTCTGCCATGACTGTGCCCGGCAGCTGCTGGACGCGGCCCGGGCCGAGGCCGATCTGCGCGCCGAAGTCCACGCCCATGCCTGGCTCTGCCATGTGGCCCAGCGCCGCGGCGAGCACGACCGGGCCGCCGCCCATGCCACCAGTGCCCTGAGCCTGAGCCAGGCCCAGGGGGACCGCCTGCTGCGCGCCCGCGCACGCCTGGCCTCAGCCCGCGTGGGCTGGAGCATCGGCGACAACGACCAGGCCCTGCAGGACCTGGAGACCGCCCTGCCCGCCTGCCGCAGCGGCGAAGACCCCGAACTGCTCTTCGACACCCTGAACCTGCTGGGCATCGTCTATGGCGAGCTGGGCAATGCCGAGGCCGCCCTGGACTGGCACCAGCGCGCCCTGGCCGTGGCCGAGAGCCAGGGGCGACCGCGCCTGCTGGCCATCTCGCGCGCCAATATGGCCGGGCGCGAGCTGGACCTGGGCGAGACCTGGCTGGCCGAGGGCCGCAACGCCGAGGCCGAGGCCGCCCTGCTGCGCTCGCTGGAGCTCAACGAGGCCGCCCTGGCCATTGCCATCGAGGCCCAGCTGCAGCGCGTGCAGGTGGTGGTGCACAGCAACCGCGGTGCCGCCCTGGCCCTGCTGGGTCGGCGCGAGGAGGCCCTGGCCGCCTTCGCCCAGCAGCTGCGCCTGGCCGAGGGCCGCGGCGACCAGGGCTCGCGTGTGCAGCGTGCGCAATACCTGGCCCTGATGTACCGCGAGGCCGGCGAGCTCGAGGCGGCGCGCGACATTGCCGCCGAGGGCCTGGGCATCGGCGAGCAGGCCCGCAGCAAAAACCTGCTGATCCCGCTCTACGAACTGGCCTCCGAGCTGGCCGAGCAGGCCGGCGATCATGCCGAGGCCCTGCGCCTGTACAAGCGCTTCCATGTGCTGCGCAGCGAGCATGCGCTCAACAGCGCCCAGCAGCGCGCCCGCGTGCTGGCGGTGCGACTGGAGACCGAGCGCGCCCTGGCCGAGGCCGCCGCCGAACGCCAGCAGGCCGAGGCCCTGCGCCGCGCCAACGAGGAGCTGGCGCGCCGCGCCGAGGCCCTGGGTCGCGACGCGCTGCAGGACCCGCTCACCGGCCTGGCCAACCGCCGCCGCCTGGACACCGAGCTGACCCTGCGCCACGAGGCCGCGCGCGCCGCCGGCAGCCCGCTGTGCGTGGCCCTGATTGATCTGGATCACTTCAAGCTGGTCAATGACCGGCATTCCCACGCCGTGGGCGACCAGGCCCTGCGCCAGCTGGGCGCCCTGCTGCAGGCCCACTGCCGCAGCCAGGACCTGGCCGCGCGCTACGGCGGCGAGGAGTTCCTGATCGCGCTGGACGAGGTCTCGCCCGAGCTGGCCCTGCAGATCTGCGAGCGCCTGCGCCAGACCGTGGAGCGCCACGACTGGTCGGCCCTGGCGCCGGGTCTGGCCGTCACCGCCAGCCTGGGCCTGGCCGATCTGGCCGCCCATGCGCGGCTGGAAGACGGGCTGGATCAGGCCGACGCCCAGCTCTACCGCGCCAAGCTCGAGGGCCGCAACCGCGTCTGCTACGCGCCTGAGTTTGCCGGGGCCTCCTCAGCCTAA
- a CDS encoding ATP-binding cassette domain-containing protein, which produces MQARKFLPLAGAALLFALPVLPVPEFWITQLNYIGLFALVSLGLVLLTGVGGLTSFGQAAFVGLGAYTTAVMSTSYAASPWLALLVGLVITGIVALVLALLTLRMSGHYLPLATIAWALSLNFSMANMDFLGKYDGIQGLPPLHFLGISLQDGRAIYYLIWVIAILAAIGVRNLLDSRPGRAIRALNGATTMAEAMGVSTFRYKVVIFVIAALLASVSGWLFAHFQRTVNPSPFALKMGIEYIFMAVVGGVGTVWGAFIGAGVVKIIEDQLKVVLPALLGSNGNFEIIVLGIVLVLMLMYAPKGLWPYMTAFFGRWWPAPARARDWAGAEPLAARDKPQPGELLLEVDKVRKQFGGLVAVNDVSFQIRAGEITALIGPNGAGKTTVFNLISGVLSLTSGAVSFRGQAVGGLASREIARRGMSRTFQHVKMIADMTVLENVALGGYLRSHNGAARAMLRLDREEEKRLFAEAERQLQRIGMGDKMFELAGNLALGPQRLMEIARALCTDPALLLLDEPAAGLRHKEKQALAEVLRQLKSEGMSILLVEHDMEFVMGLTDRIVVMEFGTKLIEGTPAEVQASPAVRAAYLGTEH; this is translated from the coding sequence ATGCAAGCGCGCAAATTCCTTCCGCTGGCGGGCGCCGCCCTGCTGTTCGCCCTGCCCGTGCTGCCGGTGCCGGAGTTCTGGATCACCCAGCTCAACTACATCGGCCTGTTCGCCCTGGTGTCCCTGGGCCTGGTGCTGCTCACCGGCGTGGGCGGTCTGACCTCCTTCGGCCAGGCGGCCTTTGTGGGCCTGGGTGCCTACACCACGGCCGTGATGAGCACCAGCTACGCCGCCTCGCCCTGGCTGGCCCTGCTGGTGGGCCTGGTGATCACCGGCATCGTGGCCCTGGTGCTGGCCCTGCTGACCCTGCGCATGTCGGGCCACTACCTCCCGCTGGCCACGATCGCCTGGGCGCTGAGCCTGAACTTCTCGATGGCCAATATGGACTTCCTCGGCAAGTACGACGGCATCCAGGGCCTGCCGCCGCTGCACTTCCTGGGCATCAGCCTGCAGGACGGCCGTGCCATCTACTACCTGATCTGGGTCATCGCGATCCTGGCCGCGATCGGCGTGCGCAATCTGCTGGACTCGCGCCCCGGCCGCGCCATCCGCGCGCTCAACGGCGCCACCACCATGGCCGAGGCCATGGGCGTCTCCACCTTCCGCTACAAGGTGGTGATCTTCGTGATCGCGGCCCTGCTGGCCTCGGTCTCGGGCTGGCTGTTTGCGCACTTCCAGCGCACGGTCAACCCCAGCCCCTTCGCGCTGAAGATGGGCATCGAGTACATCTTCATGGCGGTGGTGGGCGGCGTGGGCACGGTCTGGGGCGCTTTCATTGGCGCCGGGGTGGTGAAGATCATCGAGGACCAGCTGAAGGTCGTGCTGCCGGCCCTGCTGGGCAGCAATGGCAACTTCGAGATCATCGTGCTGGGCATCGTGCTGGTGCTGATGCTGATGTACGCGCCCAAGGGCCTGTGGCCCTATATGACGGCCTTCTTCGGCCGCTGGTGGCCGGCGCCGGCACGCGCCCGTGACTGGGCAGGTGCCGAGCCCCTGGCCGCGCGCGACAAGCCCCAGCCCGGCGAGCTGCTGCTGGAGGTGGACAAGGTGCGCAAGCAGTTCGGCGGTCTGGTGGCCGTCAACGATGTGAGCTTCCAGATCCGCGCCGGCGAGATCACGGCGCTCATCGGCCCCAACGGCGCCGGCAAGACCACGGTCTTCAACCTGATCTCGGGCGTGCTCTCGCTCACCAGCGGCGCGGTGAGCTTCCGCGGTCAGGCGGTGGGCGGACTGGCCTCGCGCGAGATCGCGCGCCGTGGCATGTCGCGCACCTTCCAGCACGTGAAGATGATTGCCGACATGACGGTGCTGGAGAACGTGGCCCTGGGCGGCTACCTGCGCTCGCACAACGGCGCCGCGCGCGCCATGCTGCGCCTGGACCGCGAGGAGGAGAAGCGCCTCTTCGCCGAGGCCGAGCGCCAGCTGCAGCGCATCGGCATGGGCGACAAGATGTTCGAGCTGGCCGGCAATCTGGCCCTGGGCCCGCAGCGCCTGATGGAGATCGCCCGCGCCCTGTGCACCGATCCCGCCCTGCTGCTGCTGGACGAGCCCGCGGCCGGCCTGCGCCACAAGGAGAAGCAGGCCCTGGCCGAGGTGCTGCGCCAGCTCAAGAGCGAGGGCATGAGCATCCTGCTGGTGGAGCACGATATGGAATTCGTGATGGGTCTGACCGACCGCATCGTGGTGATGGAGTTCGGCACCAAGCTGATCGAGGGCACGCCGGCCGAGGTGCAGGCCAGCCCGGCCGTGCGCGCGGCCTATCTGGGAACGGAGCACTGA